In Levilactobacillus brevis, a single genomic region encodes these proteins:
- the secE gene encoding preprotein translocase subunit SecE has protein sequence MRLFRFFKAVGQEMKQVSWPGPKQTRHDTGTVIGISILFAIFFAVVDWVVQYGLKFIA, from the coding sequence ATGCGTTTATTCCGTTTCTTTAAGGCGGTCGGACAGGAAATGAAACAAGTTTCTTGGCCTGGTCCTAAGCAAACGCGGCACGATACTGGTACCGTCATTGGCATCTCGATTCTCTTCGCAATCTTCTTTGCGGTCGTTGACTGGGTTGTCCAGTACGGCTTAAAGTTCATCGCCTAG
- the cysS gene encoding cysteine--tRNA ligase: protein MLKVFNTMTRQKETFEPITPGVVNMYVCGPTVYNYIHIGNARSAIAFDTIRRYFEYRGYQVKYISNFTDVDDKMIKQAKKLGITVPELGDRFIKAFKEDTAALNIEPATANPRATEHIPEIIAFVQDLIDKGYAYPVDGDVYYRAHKFARYGELSHQNLDELEEGASQHTNDEETARKEDPVDFALWKGAKPGEISWPSPWGAGRPGWHIECSVMSTHYLGDTFDIHGGGEDLTFPHHENEIAQSEAKTGKTFVHYWLHNGFVTVGDENEKMSKSLGNFVTVHDILKTVDPQTLRFFMATTQYRRPIQYSQRNLDTAARNLERLQTAYNNMGYRLKDAEDGNDPKVEQETRQIIADYNDAMDDDFNVQNGVAEVHDLARLGNVYAERPVVFSGTLKFIRQTLADLLSVFGVKLAEAATLDDDRIQALIDERLAARKNRNFERSDEIREQLKNQGIILEDTPQGTRWRKGN from the coding sequence ATGCTCAAAGTATTTAATACCATGACCCGCCAGAAGGAAACGTTCGAACCAATCACTCCCGGAGTGGTCAACATGTACGTCTGTGGCCCCACTGTTTATAACTATATCCATATTGGGAATGCGCGGAGTGCCATTGCCTTCGATACGATCCGGCGGTACTTCGAATACCGAGGCTATCAAGTCAAGTATATTTCGAACTTTACCGATGTTGACGATAAGATGATTAAGCAAGCTAAAAAATTAGGGATTACCGTACCTGAATTGGGTGATCGGTTCATCAAGGCCTTCAAAGAAGATACGGCGGCTTTGAACATTGAGCCGGCCACGGCCAATCCCCGGGCGACGGAACACATTCCCGAAATCATTGCGTTCGTGCAGGACCTGATTGACAAGGGGTACGCCTACCCGGTGGACGGGGATGTCTATTACCGTGCCCATAAGTTCGCCCGTTACGGGGAGCTTTCCCACCAGAATTTGGATGAGTTGGAAGAGGGCGCCTCTCAGCACACCAACGACGAGGAGACCGCCCGGAAGGAAGATCCCGTGGACTTTGCGTTGTGGAAGGGTGCTAAGCCAGGGGAAATCTCCTGGCCATCGCCGTGGGGTGCCGGTCGGCCGGGCTGGCACATCGAATGCTCGGTCATGTCGACACACTATCTAGGGGATACCTTTGATATTCACGGTGGTGGTGAGGACCTGACCTTTCCGCACCATGAAAATGAAATCGCCCAGAGTGAAGCCAAGACGGGCAAGACGTTTGTCCACTACTGGCTCCACAACGGGTTCGTCACGGTCGGCGATGAGAATGAAAAGATGAGTAAGTCGCTGGGCAACTTCGTGACGGTACACGACATCTTAAAGACGGTCGATCCCCAGACGTTGCGGTTCTTTATGGCCACCACGCAGTACCGGCGGCCCATTCAATACAGCCAGCGCAACTTGGACACAGCGGCCCGCAACTTGGAGCGGCTCCAGACGGCGTACAACAACATGGGCTATCGCCTGAAAGATGCTGAAGACGGCAACGATCCGAAGGTGGAACAAGAAACCCGCCAGATTATTGCGGACTACAACGATGCCATGGATGATGATTTTAACGTCCAAAATGGGGTCGCCGAGGTCCATGATCTGGCCCGGTTGGGGAACGTTTACGCCGAACGGCCCGTGGTCTTTAGCGGGACGCTCAAGTTCATTCGCCAAACGCTGGCAGACTTGTTGAGCGTATTTGGCGTCAAGCTGGCCGAAGCCGCTACGCTGGATGATGACCGGATTCAAGCACTGATTGACGAACGGTTGGCTGCGCGGAAAAACCGGAACTTTGAACGTAGCGATGAAATTCGAGAACAATTGAAGAACCAAGGTATTATCTTGGAAGACACGCCCCAAGGGACGCGATGGAGAAAGGGAAATTAA
- the gltX gene encoding glutamate--tRNA ligase, which yields MAKNSIRVRYAPSPTGHLHIGNARTAIFNYLFARHNKGKFIIRIEDTDTKRNIADGERSQLENLKWLGLDWDEGPDVGGDYGPYRQSERRDIYTPLIQQLLDEGKAYESYRTEEELQADREAQKANNEMPHYEYEYAGMSDEERQAAIDAAKAKGLKPVIRFRVPKDKVYAWDDMVKGNVSFNSDTIGGDFVIAKRDGMPTYNFAVVVDDHKMAISHVFRGDDHVANTPKQLMIYEAFGWEAPKFGHMSLIISKDTGKKLSKRDESVLQFIEQYRDLGYLPEAMFNFILLLGWSPVGEDEIFTRKQFIKMYDETRLSKSPATFDGDKLEWINNRYVKDADDSTIMDLALKQLIKAGNVPANPDTSTIEWSRQLINLYKRQMSYMAQINDMASVFFEEPEQVTGDALEEISNDTAPVVLKAFAEEIEKLDLFDSVEIFHVIKRVQAKTGIKGRQLWMPIRIAVTHEMHGPELPESIELVGRKTALQHIHQTLAQLEG from the coding sequence TTGGCTAAAAATTCAATTCGGGTTCGGTACGCACCGAGTCCTACCGGTCATTTGCACATTGGTAATGCCCGGACAGCGATTTTTAATTACTTATTTGCCCGGCACAACAAGGGTAAGTTCATCATCAGAATCGAAGATACCGATACTAAGCGGAACATCGCGGATGGTGAAAGAAGCCAACTAGAAAACCTGAAGTGGTTGGGTTTGGACTGGGATGAAGGTCCCGATGTCGGTGGCGATTACGGTCCTTACCGTCAATCAGAACGGCGTGATATTTACACGCCACTGATCCAACAATTACTGGATGAAGGCAAGGCTTACGAATCTTACCGGACGGAAGAAGAATTACAAGCCGACCGTGAGGCTCAAAAAGCGAACAACGAGATGCCGCACTATGAATACGAATATGCTGGGATGTCTGACGAAGAACGACAAGCTGCCATTGATGCCGCTAAGGCTAAGGGCTTGAAGCCAGTTATTCGTTTCCGCGTTCCTAAGGACAAGGTCTACGCCTGGGATGATATGGTTAAGGGCAACGTGTCCTTTAACTCCGATACCATCGGTGGGGACTTTGTTATTGCCAAGCGCGATGGCATGCCAACTTACAACTTTGCCGTAGTCGTGGATGACCACAAGATGGCGATCAGTCACGTCTTCCGTGGTGATGACCACGTGGCCAACACGCCTAAGCAATTGATGATCTATGAAGCCTTTGGCTGGGAAGCGCCTAAGTTCGGCCACATGAGCCTGATCATCAGTAAGGATACCGGTAAGAAGTTGTCCAAGCGTGACGAATCTGTTCTACAATTCATCGAACAGTACCGCGATTTGGGTTACCTGCCAGAAGCCATGTTCAACTTCATTCTGTTGTTGGGCTGGTCACCAGTGGGCGAAGACGAAATCTTTACGCGTAAGCAATTCATCAAGATGTACGATGAAACACGTTTGAGCAAGTCACCCGCTACCTTTGACGGCGACAAGCTGGAATGGATCAACAACCGCTACGTTAAGGATGCCGATGACAGCACCATCATGGACCTGGCCTTGAAGCAACTGATCAAGGCGGGCAACGTACCAGCTAACCCAGACACCAGCACCATCGAGTGGTCACGTCAATTGATCAACCTATACAAGCGGCAAATGAGCTACATGGCCCAGATCAATGATATGGCTTCCGTCTTCTTTGAAGAACCCGAACAAGTGACGGGCGATGCTTTGGAAGAAATCAGCAACGACACGGCACCGGTTGTCTTGAAGGCCTTCGCCGAAGAGATTGAAAAGCTCGACCTGTTTGATTCCGTTGAAATCTTCCACGTTATCAAGCGCGTTCAAGCCAAGACCGGGATCAAGGGTCGTCAATTATGGATGCCAATCCGAATTGCCGTGACCCACGAAATGCACGGTCCAGAATTACCTGAATCAATTGAATTAGTCGGTCGCAAGACGGCCTTACAACACATTCACCAAACCTTAGCGCAACTCGAAGGCTAA
- the nusG gene encoding transcription termination/antitermination protein NusG, giving the protein MVESAEKQWYVLHTYAGYENKVMANLESRAESMGMQDNIFRVVVPEEEEHEVKNGKDKVTMEKTFPGYVLVEMVMSDQAWYIVRNTPGVTGFLGSHGQGSKPTPLLPDEVERILRRVGISARHADLDVAPGDSVTIVDGAFSGLVGKITEVDNEKMKLKVNIDMFGRETSTELNFDQVDPILG; this is encoded by the coding sequence ATGGTTGAGTCAGCTGAAAAGCAATGGTACGTGCTTCACACGTACGCCGGTTACGAAAATAAGGTTATGGCAAACTTGGAATCTCGTGCCGAATCAATGGGGATGCAAGACAACATTTTCCGCGTTGTCGTGCCCGAAGAAGAGGAACACGAAGTCAAGAATGGTAAGGATAAGGTCACGATGGAAAAGACCTTCCCTGGCTATGTCTTGGTTGAAATGGTCATGAGTGACCAAGCTTGGTATATCGTGCGGAACACGCCTGGGGTAACCGGGTTCTTGGGTTCTCACGGGCAAGGGAGTAAGCCAACGCCTCTGCTGCCAGACGAAGTGGAACGGATCTTACGACGTGTCGGAATTTCTGCCCGGCACGCTGACCTGGACGTTGCGCCTGGCGATTCCGTAACTATTGTAGACGGTGCCTTCAGTGGGTTAGTCGGTAAGATTACGGAAGTCGACAATGAAAAGATGAAGTTGAAGGTTAACATCGACATGTTCGGTCGGGAAACCAGCACCGAACTTAACTTCGACCAAGTCGATCCCATCCTGGGCTAA
- a CDS encoding Mini-ribonuclease 3 encodes MEKGKLMTEHTEQVDFRQLNGVALAYMGDAAYEVIIRQHLIAEGLAKPNHLQKKATHYVSAKAQAALIDLMETDGILSDEEWTMFKRGRNAKSYTHAKNTDVVTYRISTGFEALMGYLALSGRQDRVDELGKWCIEQVEAGRTEK; translated from the coding sequence ATGGAGAAAGGGAAATTAATGACTGAACACACAGAACAAGTCGATTTTCGACAACTAAACGGCGTGGCCTTAGCCTACATGGGCGATGCGGCCTACGAAGTAATTATTCGTCAACACCTGATTGCGGAGGGCTTAGCCAAGCCTAACCATTTACAAAAGAAGGCCACCCATTACGTCTCAGCCAAGGCGCAAGCCGCACTGATTGACTTGATGGAGACCGATGGCATCTTGAGTGACGAAGAGTGGACGATGTTTAAGCGCGGGCGTAATGCCAAGAGCTATACCCATGCGAAGAATACCGACGTGGTCACCTACCGGATTTCCACCGGGTTTGAGGCCTTGATGGGCTATCTGGCCCTCAGTGGTCGGCAGGATCGGGTCGATGAATTGGGTAAATGGTGCATTGAACAAGTGGAAGCGGGGCGGACTGAAAAATGA
- the rlmB gene encoding 23S rRNA (guanosine(2251)-2'-O)-methyltransferase RlmB — MRPESDNDVANDFVIGRHPAVAALRSQQTINKVFLQSGLKAEAIDEIRQLAKKRHLVISEVPKQKLDQLTDHQNHQGVALGVAAFEYASIDDLFAKAEAAGEAPFFLILDGVEDPHNLGSILRTADASGVHGVIIPKRRAVGLTSTVAKTSTGAIETVPVARVTNLVNTVHDLKDRGMWIFGTDMEGTDYRDWNAKGAVGLIIGNEGKGISRLLKETVDEMLTIPMVGSVQSLNASVAAGLLMYQGFSSRHPVQH; from the coding sequence ATGAGACCAGAATCAGATAACGACGTAGCGAATGATTTCGTGATTGGCCGGCATCCAGCCGTTGCGGCACTGCGGAGTCAACAGACAATTAACAAGGTTTTCCTGCAGAGTGGCTTGAAGGCTGAGGCCATTGACGAGATTCGCCAATTGGCTAAGAAGCGGCACTTGGTGATCTCCGAGGTTCCTAAGCAAAAATTGGACCAGCTGACGGATCACCAGAACCACCAAGGGGTTGCGCTCGGCGTGGCCGCCTTTGAATACGCCAGCATCGACGACCTGTTCGCTAAGGCCGAAGCCGCCGGTGAAGCACCATTCTTCCTGATCCTAGACGGCGTCGAAGATCCCCACAACTTGGGGTCAATTCTGCGGACGGCTGATGCCAGTGGTGTTCATGGGGTGATTATCCCCAAACGCCGGGCAGTTGGCTTGACGTCGACAGTGGCCAAGACCTCAACCGGAGCGATTGAAACGGTGCCGGTCGCACGGGTTACCAATCTGGTCAATACGGTCCATGACTTAAAGGACCGCGGTATGTGGATCTTCGGTACCGATATGGAAGGAACCGACTACCGTGATTGGAATGCCAAGGGCGCCGTGGGCCTGATTATCGGCAACGAAGGCAAGGGCATTTCGCGCCTGCTGAAGGAAACCGTGGATGAAATGCTCACGATTCCAATGGTCGGGTCCGTCCAAAGCCTGAACGCCAGTGTGGCGGCCGGCCTCTTGATGTACCAAGGCTTTAGTTCACGGCATCCGGTCCAACACTGA
- a CDS encoding NYN domain-containing protein translates to MKEDILIVDAYNMIGNWPKLNRLKLNDRLPEARDLLLTMLANYKKLRDTSITVVFDAMYVPGISKSYKQFDLEVVWTNRDETADSYIERIAKERQTRFTQVTVATSDQAEQWTIFSEGALRIPAGELLRDIERAQNEVKQTAREFADKGLVRKSPWNDQQLFKLEKLRDQMMARPERRDKPKRK, encoded by the coding sequence ATGAAGGAAGATATTCTGATTGTCGACGCCTATAATATGATCGGCAACTGGCCCAAGCTCAACCGACTCAAGCTCAATGATCGGTTACCGGAGGCCAGAGACCTGCTACTGACCATGTTGGCGAATTATAAAAAATTACGAGATACCTCGATTACCGTCGTCTTTGATGCGATGTACGTCCCGGGAATCTCGAAGAGTTACAAGCAGTTTGATTTGGAGGTAGTCTGGACGAACCGCGACGAGACGGCCGATAGTTATATCGAACGCATTGCCAAGGAGCGCCAGACCCGTTTCACCCAGGTCACCGTGGCCACGAGTGACCAGGCCGAGCAGTGGACCATCTTCTCTGAAGGGGCCCTGCGGATTCCGGCGGGCGAACTGCTACGAGACATCGAACGGGCGCAGAACGAAGTGAAACAAACGGCCCGTGAGTTTGCGGACAAGGGGCTGGTCCGCAAGTCACCGTGGAATGACCAGCAACTCTTCAAATTGGAGAAGCTGCGCGACCAGATGATGGCCCGGCCAGAGCGGCGAGATAAGCCTAAACGCAAGTAA
- the rpmG gene encoding 50S ribosomal protein L33: MAQRKIALACSVCGSRNYTITASATRTKRLEVMKFCKHCGKHTLHRETR, encoded by the coding sequence ATGGCTCAAAGGAAAATTGCTCTGGCCTGTTCAGTATGCGGGTCGCGGAACTACACCATCACAGCAAGTGCGACCCGCACCAAGCGACTAGAGGTTATGAAGTTTTGTAAGCATTGCGGTAAGCACACGTTACACCGTGAAACCCGTTAA
- a CDS encoding response regulator transcription factor — translation MNEMILVVEDDAALLASVTMELQFEGYTVLNAQDGRQALAIYENNRGQLDLIILDWMLPELDGLGVLRRIRRSDDLPVIMMTARDYVSDKVTGLDMGADDYITKPFDLEELLARIRVVLRHRQTQATTAEQFRVGQLMVDARSRQVRNAGELIQLTQREYDLLLCLMKNAGQTLSRDDLLDQVWGVDFDGQPNIVDVYIRYLRHKLSAAHVADLIHTVRGVGYLLSAEYVG, via the coding sequence ATGAACGAGATGATTTTAGTGGTGGAGGACGACGCAGCATTGTTGGCCTCAGTCACCATGGAGCTACAGTTTGAAGGATACACGGTGCTCAATGCCCAGGATGGTCGCCAGGCCTTGGCTATTTATGAAAACAATCGCGGTCAGCTCGATTTGATTATTTTGGATTGGATGTTACCGGAGCTGGATGGCTTAGGCGTATTGCGGCGGATTCGGCGGAGCGACGATTTACCGGTGATTATGATGACGGCACGTGACTACGTGAGTGATAAGGTCACCGGGCTGGATATGGGCGCCGACGACTACATCACCAAACCATTTGACCTCGAAGAATTGTTGGCGCGGATTCGCGTCGTCTTACGTCATCGTCAGACACAGGCTACCACAGCCGAACAGTTTCGAGTCGGTCAGCTCATGGTGGACGCGCGGAGTCGGCAGGTGAGAAATGCCGGCGAGTTGATTCAACTGACGCAACGCGAATATGACTTACTACTCTGCCTGATGAAGAACGCTGGCCAAACGCTCTCACGCGATGACTTACTTGACCAGGTGTGGGGCGTGGACTTCGACGGTCAACCCAACATCGTTGACGTGTATATTCGCTATCTCCGGCATAAACTCAGTGCGGCTCACGTTGCCGATCTGATTCATACGGTTCGGGGCGTCGGGTACCTGTTGTCCGCGGAATATGTGGGGTGA
- the rplJ gene encoding 50S ribosomal protein L10 produces MSEQAIAIKAKKVDEVVEKFNNAVSAIVVDYRGLTVEEATDLRKQLRDAGVQMSVIKNKILVRAAEKAGYEGLNELFAGPTAVAFSNEDAIAPAKVLKKFADSVDDLEIKGGFIEDKIVSVDEINTYASLPSREDLLSMLANVLQAPVRNVAYAVKAIAEKGDEGDAA; encoded by the coding sequence TTGAGTGAACAAGCTATTGCCATTAAAGCAAAAAAAGTTGATGAGGTTGTTGAAAAATTCAACAACGCCGTTAGCGCAATCGTCGTTGACTACCGTGGTTTAACTGTTGAAGAAGCAACTGACTTACGGAAGCAATTACGTGATGCTGGCGTTCAAATGAGCGTCATCAAGAACAAGATCTTGGTTCGGGCAGCTGAAAAGGCTGGCTACGAAGGTTTAAACGAACTCTTCGCTGGTCCTACTGCTGTGGCTTTCTCTAACGAGGATGCCATTGCCCCAGCTAAGGTTTTGAAGAAATTTGCAGATAGCGTTGATGACCTTGAAATCAAGGGTGGTTTCATCGAAGACAAGATCGTCTCCGTTGACGAAATCAACACTTACGCAAGCTTGCCTAGTCGTGAAGACTTGCTTTCTATGCTGGCTAATGTCTTACAAGCACCAGTACGGAACGTGGCCTACGCTGTTAAGGCGATTGCTGAAAAGGGTGACGAAGGCGACGCAGCCTAA
- the rplK gene encoding 50S ribosomal protein L11, with the protein MAKKVANVVKLQIPAGKATPAPPVGPALGQAGINIMGFTKEFNARTADQAGMIIPVVISVYEDRSFDFITKTPPAAVLLKKAAGVESGSGEPNTKKVATVTKDQVKQIAETKMQDLNAADVEAAMRMIEGTARSMGFTVEG; encoded by the coding sequence GTGGCTAAAAAAGTAGCTAATGTCGTTAAATTACAAATTCCTGCGGGTAAAGCAACCCCAGCTCCCCCAGTTGGACCAGCTTTAGGTCAAGCAGGTATCAACATCATGGGCTTCACTAAGGAATTCAACGCTCGTACCGCTGACCAAGCTGGTATGATCATTCCTGTTGTGATCAGTGTCTATGAAGATCGTTCCTTTGATTTCATCACCAAGACCCCTCCAGCAGCTGTACTGTTGAAGAAGGCTGCTGGTGTTGAAAGTGGTTCCGGCGAACCTAACACGAAGAAGGTTGCTACTGTAACCAAGGATCAAGTTAAGCAAATCGCTGAAACTAAAATGCAAGATCTAAACGCAGCTGACGTTGAAGCAGCTATGCGCATGATTGAAGGTACTGCCCGGAGCATGGGCTTCACGGTCGAAGGTTAA
- the rplA gene encoding 50S ribosomal protein L1 — MAHKRGKKYQDAAKMVEADKVYTMGDAVDLVKKMDFAKFDATVEVAFKLNVDTKQADQQLRGALVLPNGTGKETTVIVFAKGDQAKAAEAAGADVVGEQDLVERIQDGWLDFDVAIATPDMMAQVGRLGRVLGPKGLMPNPKTGTVTMNVEKAVSDAKNGQVTYRTDRDGNVAVPFGKVSFDADKLAGNLKTIAETIVRIRPAAVRGTYVQHVSISSTFGPSVDVDLASLLA, encoded by the coding sequence ATGGCTCACAAACGAGGTAAAAAGTATCAAGACGCTGCCAAAATGGTCGAGGCTGACAAGGTCTACACTATGGGCGACGCCGTTGATTTAGTTAAGAAGATGGATTTCGCTAAGTTCGATGCAACGGTAGAAGTTGCTTTCAAGCTTAACGTTGATACGAAGCAAGCGGACCAACAACTCCGTGGCGCATTGGTATTACCAAATGGTACCGGTAAGGAAACCACGGTAATCGTATTCGCTAAGGGTGACCAAGCTAAGGCTGCAGAAGCAGCTGGTGCCGACGTCGTTGGTGAACAAGACTTAGTAGAACGTATCCAAGACGGCTGGTTAGACTTTGACGTTGCCATTGCAACGCCAGACATGATGGCCCAAGTTGGTCGTTTAGGTCGGGTCTTAGGTCCTAAGGGCTTAATGCCTAACCCTAAGACGGGTACGGTTACGATGAACGTCGAAAAGGCCGTTTCCGATGCTAAGAACGGGCAAGTTACTTACCGGACTGACCGGGATGGTAACGTTGCTGTTCCATTTGGTAAGGTTTCCTTTGATGCTGACAAGCTTGCCGGCAACTTGAAGACCATTGCTGAAACGATTGTTCGCATTCGTCCAGCCGCTGTACGTGGTACTTACGTACAACACGTTTCAATTTCTTCAACGTTCGGCCCTAGTGTCGACGTTGACTTGGCTTCCTTATTAGCCTAA
- a CDS encoding sigma-70 family RNA polymerase sigma factor has protein sequence MTEQTDEQLLAQIRESQDSPALRVLFERYRPVLYKLQSHYFIPGYDRDDWDQEALLVFCRVVQRFEVSRGKSFGGFYRQALRFRVYDLIRRSQTKKRLEGQRAVSLEANRTYVSETVGDSRWHLREALEVQEAVATLPRRLSPVEHAVFGDLLRGHSLQHISHGRQLTMPQVTGTVHRSRVKLRELLAE, from the coding sequence TTGACCGAACAAACTGATGAACAATTACTTGCCCAGATTCGTGAGTCCCAAGACTCGCCGGCGCTACGGGTGTTATTCGAACGCTATCGGCCCGTCCTTTACAAGCTCCAGAGTCACTATTTTATTCCGGGGTATGACCGCGACGACTGGGATCAGGAAGCCTTGTTGGTCTTTTGCCGCGTGGTCCAGCGCTTCGAGGTGAGTCGGGGCAAGAGCTTTGGCGGTTTCTACCGCCAGGCACTGCGATTCCGGGTGTATGATCTGATTCGGCGGAGTCAAACCAAGAAACGCCTAGAGGGCCAGCGAGCGGTGTCACTGGAGGCCAACCGGACGTACGTGAGTGAGACGGTGGGCGATTCGCGGTGGCATTTAAGAGAAGCTTTAGAAGTTCAGGAGGCGGTTGCGACGCTGCCCAGACGACTGTCGCCAGTGGAACACGCGGTCTTTGGCGACCTCTTACGGGGGCATTCCTTGCAGCACATCAGCCACGGTCGGCAGTTGACGATGCCCCAAGTGACCGGTACGGTTCACCGCAGTCGCGTGAAGCTACGTGAACTCCTTGCTGAGTGA
- the rplL gene encoding 50S ribosomal protein L7/L12, which produces MAFDKDAIIASLKEASITDLNDLVKGIEDEFGVSAAAPVAAAGAAGGDAAAKDSFDVELTESGDAKVKAIKAVREITGLGLKDAKGLVDNVPSVIKEGLSEDEANEIKEKLEAVGGVVTLK; this is translated from the coding sequence ATGGCTTTTGATAAAGATGCTATCATCGCTTCTCTTAAAGAAGCATCAATTACTGACCTTAACGACTTAGTTAAGGGTATCGAAGACGAATTCGGCGTTTCTGCTGCTGCCCCAGTTGCTGCAGCCGGTGCTGCTGGTGGCGACGCTGCTGCCAAGGATTCATTCGACGTTGAATTAACTGAATCTGGTGACGCCAAGGTTAAGGCCATCAAGGCTGTCCGTGAAATCACTGGTTTAGGCTTGAAGGACGCTAAGGGTCTTGTTGACAACGTACCATCTGTCATCAAGGAAGGCCTTTCAGAAGACGAAGCCAACGAAATCAAGGAAAAGCTTGAAGCCGTTGGTGGTGTGGTTACGCTTAAGTAG
- a CDS encoding NAD(P)H-dependent oxidoreductase, translated as MSVKIGVILGSTRTQSLGEKLFKYLQQSLPTADVDVTWIDLKDYPLPLYDHAETPLSEPIQHLASVEKRWLEVLDQQDGYVILSPEYDHAIPGSLKNALDFVGPETDHKPVQIVTYSKYSDGGMLAAASFVEILQMLKMLVLPTPVLLWNAEPNFTADGELVATAPNSEHFAQRLAAAFAELVHYATVMKEHPFKA; from the coding sequence ATGTCTGTAAAAATTGGCGTCATTCTTGGTAGTACCCGAACCCAGTCACTGGGTGAAAAGCTCTTCAAGTATCTGCAGCAGTCCCTACCTACAGCCGATGTAGATGTAACGTGGATCGATCTGAAAGACTATCCACTACCGTTATATGACCACGCGGAAACGCCGCTGTCGGAGCCGATTCAGCACCTAGCGTCGGTGGAAAAACGGTGGCTGGAGGTTCTCGACCAACAGGATGGTTACGTCATCTTAAGTCCGGAATACGATCATGCCATCCCCGGTAGTCTAAAGAATGCCTTGGACTTTGTCGGACCGGAGACGGATCACAAGCCCGTCCAGATCGTTACGTACTCCAAGTATAGCGACGGTGGAATGCTGGCGGCCGCCTCGTTCGTTGAGATTTTACAAATGTTGAAGATGCTGGTGCTCCCCACGCCAGTCCTCTTGTGGAACGCTGAACCGAATTTTACAGCCGACGGGGAACTGGTCGCAACGGCGCCGAACAGCGAACACTTCGCGCAACGGTTGGCGGCGGCCTTCGCGGAGTTGGTGCACTACGCCACGGTAATGAAAGAGCATCCATTTAAAGCTTAA